A stretch of Vibrio maritimus DNA encodes these proteins:
- a CDS encoding tRNA1(Val) (adenine(37)-N6)-methyltransferase — MTCSTTKTKGFQFKQFSIHDGNSGMPVSTDGVLLGAWARFHSSNTLLDIGTGTGLLTLMLAQRFVDAAITAVDIDETAIVDATYNIQQSPWHERITVLHSDILAQPFEHNFDGIICNPPYFNSGETAKNSQRATARHTHSLSHEHLLDRCDKLLSKEGSASFVLPKVEGEQFIALAKHKGWHLNRICYVQATINKPCNRLLFTLTKRSEACDEERLIIHSASGGYSEDFIALTKDFYLKM; from the coding sequence ATGACTTGTAGCACGACAAAAACCAAAGGCTTTCAATTCAAGCAGTTCTCTATCCACGATGGCAACTCAGGAATGCCTGTCAGCACTGATGGTGTTTTACTAGGGGCATGGGCAAGGTTTCATTCCTCTAACACCCTATTGGATATTGGTACTGGCACCGGACTACTCACCTTGATGCTCGCCCAGCGATTTGTCGATGCCGCAATCACTGCTGTCGATATCGATGAGACCGCCATCGTCGATGCAACCTATAATATTCAGCAGTCACCATGGCATGAACGCATCACTGTGCTCCACAGCGATATATTGGCGCAACCATTTGAACACAATTTCGATGGCATCATCTGCAATCCGCCGTATTTCAATAGCGGAGAGACCGCGAAAAATAGCCAGAGAGCAACCGCGAGACATACACATTCCCTCTCCCATGAGCACTTGCTAGATCGTTGTGACAAGCTCCTCAGTAAAGAAGGAAGTGCGAGCTTTGTGCTACCTAAAGTCGAGGGGGAACAATTCATCGCACTTGCCAAGCACAAAGGCTGGCACTTGAATCGAATTTGCTATGTACAGGCGACCATCAACAAGCCGTGTAACCGATTACTGTTTACGCTGACGAAGCGCTCCGAAGCCTGTGATGAAGAACGCCTCATCATTCATAGCGCATCTGGCGGATACTCTGAGGACTTTATTGCCCTAACCAAAGATTTTTACCTTAAAATGTAA